The following coding sequences are from one Pseudomonas mendocina window:
- a CDS encoding OFA family MFS transporter: protein MTDAFALDGAAAKPAFLSKERIIARPGFNRWLVPPAALAIHLCIGMAYGFSVFWLPLSKAIGIDTAVACAPDIGFFEQIFASNCDWQISMLGWIYTLFFVFLGCSAAIWGGWLEHAGPRKAGVVSALCWCGGLLISALGIYTHQIWLMWLGSGVIGGIGLGLGYISPVSTLIKWFPDRRGMATGMAIMGFGGGAMVGAPLAALLMSHFSSETSVGVWQSFVVMAVIYFVFMIGGALSYRVPPTGWKPAGWTAPAAKANNAMITKGHVHVNTAWKTPQFWLVWAVLCLNVSAGIGIIGMASPLLQEVFAGKLIGVDLSFNELSSAQLVEIAAIAAGFTGLLSLFNIGGRFFWASCSDFIGRKGTYFVFFGLGFALYASVPMLGHLGSLALFVLAFCVILSMYGGGFATVPAYLADLFGTQMVGAIHGRLLTAWAAAGVLGPVLVNYLREYQLSIGVEKAAAYDITLYILAGMLVLGFICNALVRPVAPKYFMTEAELAAERAHGEKSAPAAAELEWAADPASKPIVAAAWLVVGIPLAWGVWVTLQKTLVLF from the coding sequence ATGACTGACGCCTTTGCATTGGACGGCGCTGCGGCTAAGCCTGCATTCCTGTCCAAGGAACGCATCATCGCGCGACCCGGCTTCAACCGCTGGCTTGTTCCGCCTGCCGCTCTCGCCATCCACCTCTGCATCGGGATGGCCTACGGTTTCTCCGTGTTCTGGCTGCCGCTGTCGAAGGCTATCGGCATCGACACCGCCGTCGCCTGTGCGCCTGATATCGGTTTCTTCGAGCAGATCTTCGCCAGCAACTGCGACTGGCAGATTTCCATGCTTGGCTGGATCTACACCCTGTTCTTCGTCTTCCTCGGTTGCTCTGCCGCGATCTGGGGTGGCTGGCTGGAACACGCAGGCCCGCGCAAGGCCGGCGTGGTTTCCGCACTGTGCTGGTGTGGTGGTCTGCTGATTTCCGCACTGGGTATCTACACCCACCAGATCTGGCTGATGTGGCTGGGCTCCGGGGTGATCGGCGGTATCGGCCTGGGCCTGGGCTACATCTCCCCGGTGTCGACGCTGATCAAGTGGTTCCCGGACCGTCGTGGCATGGCCACCGGTATGGCGATCATGGGTTTCGGTGGCGGTGCGATGGTCGGTGCGCCGCTGGCGGCGCTGCTGATGAGCCACTTCTCCAGCGAAACCAGCGTCGGTGTCTGGCAGAGCTTCGTGGTCATGGCGGTGATCTACTTCGTCTTCATGATCGGTGGCGCGCTGTCCTACCGCGTACCGCCGACCGGCTGGAAACCGGCGGGCTGGACCGCTCCGGCAGCCAAGGCCAACAACGCGATGATCACCAAGGGCCACGTCCACGTGAACACCGCGTGGAAGACCCCGCAATTCTGGCTGGTCTGGGCCGTGCTGTGCCTGAACGTGTCGGCCGGTATCGGCATCATCGGCATGGCTTCTCCGCTGCTGCAGGAAGTCTTCGCTGGCAAGCTGATCGGCGTTGACCTGTCGTTCAACGAGCTGAGCTCTGCGCAACTGGTGGAAATTGCTGCCATCGCAGCCGGCTTCACTGGCCTGCTGAGCCTGTTCAACATCGGTGGCCGCTTCTTCTGGGCCTCCTGCTCTGACTTCATCGGTCGCAAGGGCACTTACTTCGTGTTCTTCGGCCTGGGCTTCGCGCTCTACGCCTCGGTGCCGATGCTTGGTCACCTGGGCAGCCTGGCGCTATTCGTGTTGGCGTTCTGCGTGATCCTGTCGATGTACGGTGGTGGTTTCGCCACGGTGCCGGCCTACCTGGCTGACCTGTTCGGTACGCAGATGGTCGGCGCGATCCATGGCCGTCTGCTGACCGCCTGGGCTGCTGCCGGCGTGCTGGGCCCGGTGCTGGTCAACTACCTGCGCGAGTACCAACTGAGCATCGGTGTGGAGAAGGCCGCGGCTTACGACATCACCCTGTACATCCTCGCTGGCATGCTGGTGCTGGGCTTCATCTGCAACGCCCTGGTGCGTCCGGTGGCGCCGAAGTACTTCATGACCGAAGCCGAGCTGGCCGCCGAGCGCGCCCATGGCGAGAAGTCGGCTCCGGCTGCTGCCGAGCTGGAATGGGCTGCTGATCCGGCAAGCAAGCCGATCGTGGCTGCGGCCTGGCTGGTCGTCGGTATCCCGCTGGCTTGGGGTGTTTGGGTCACGCTGCAGAAGACGCTGGTGCTGTTCTAA
- a CDS encoding DUF2164 domain-containing protein yields MARAKVPSLALEPAQEQAALLLLQRFLDERFELELGTFEVQEVLDLITRELAPHYYNKAILDVQAHLKDRFESIESDLWALEKS; encoded by the coding sequence ATGGCTCGCGCCAAGGTGCCGAGCCTGGCGCTGGAGCCTGCCCAGGAGCAGGCCGCGCTATTGCTGTTGCAGCGTTTTCTCGATGAGCGCTTCGAGCTGGAACTGGGCACCTTTGAGGTGCAGGAAGTGCTCGACCTGATCACCCGCGAGCTGGCACCGCACTATTACAACAAGGCGATTCTCGACGTGCAGGCGCACCTGAAAGACAGGTTCGAAAGCATCGAGAGCGACCTATGGGCGCTCGAAAAGAGCTGA
- a CDS encoding S41 family peptidase encodes MSHRFRPTCLALALGLLLGVPALQAAEPAPAPAASSKAPLPLDDLRTFAEVMDRIKAAYVEPVSDKTLLENAIKGMLSNLDPHSAYLEPEAFLELQESTSGEFGGLGIEVGMEDGFIKVVSPIDDTPASQAGIQPGDLIVKIDGQPTKGLSMMEAVDKMRGKAGSKIELTLVRDGGRPFDLTLTRAVIKVRSVKSQMLEDGYGYLRISQFQVNTGEEVGKALTKLRQENGNKKLRGLVMDLRNNPGGVLQAAVEVADHFLKSGLIVYTEGRLANSELRFNADPADASEGVPLVVLINGGSASASEIVAGALQDHKRAVLMGTDSFGKGSVQTVLPLNNDRALKLTTALYFTPNGRSIQAQGIIPDIEVARAKVTREQDSEGIKEADLQGHLGNGNGGADRPSKGAQAARTERPQDDDYQLSQALNLLKGLSVTRGN; translated from the coding sequence ATGTCCCATCGCTTTCGCCCCACCTGCCTGGCTCTGGCCCTCGGCCTGCTGCTCGGCGTCCCCGCCCTGCAGGCTGCAGAGCCTGCACCCGCGCCGGCGGCGAGCAGCAAGGCACCGCTGCCGCTGGATGACCTGCGCACCTTCGCCGAGGTGATGGATCGCATCAAGGCAGCCTATGTCGAGCCCGTGAGCGACAAGACCCTGCTGGAGAACGCCATCAAGGGCATGCTCAGCAACCTCGACCCGCATTCGGCCTATCTGGAGCCGGAGGCCTTCCTCGAACTGCAGGAAAGCACCAGCGGCGAATTTGGCGGCTTGGGCATCGAAGTGGGCATGGAAGACGGTTTCATCAAGGTCGTCTCGCCCATCGACGACACCCCCGCCTCGCAGGCCGGCATCCAGCCGGGCGACCTGATCGTGAAAATCGACGGCCAGCCGACCAAGGGCCTGTCGATGATGGAAGCCGTGGACAAGATGCGCGGCAAGGCCGGCAGCAAGATCGAGCTGACCCTGGTGCGCGACGGCGGTCGCCCCTTCGACCTGACCCTGACCCGTGCGGTGATCAAGGTACGCAGCGTGAAGAGCCAGATGCTCGAGGATGGCTACGGCTATCTGCGTATCTCGCAGTTCCAGGTCAACACCGGCGAAGAGGTGGGCAAGGCGCTGACCAAGCTGCGTCAGGAGAACGGCAACAAGAAGCTGCGCGGTCTGGTCATGGATCTGCGCAACAACCCGGGCGGCGTGCTCCAGGCTGCCGTGGAAGTGGCCGACCACTTCCTCAAGAGTGGCCTGATCGTCTACACCGAAGGACGCCTGGCCAACTCCGAACTGCGCTTCAACGCCGACCCGGCCGATGCCAGCGAAGGCGTACCGCTGGTGGTGCTGATCAACGGCGGTAGCGCCTCGGCTTCGGAAATCGTCGCTGGCGCCCTGCAAGATCACAAACGCGCCGTACTGATGGGCACCGACAGCTTCGGCAAGGGCTCGGTACAAACTGTGCTGCCGCTGAACAACGATCGCGCCCTGAAGCTGACCACCGCGCTGTACTTCACCCCCAATGGCCGCTCGATCCAGGCTCAGGGCATCATCCCGGACATCGAGGTGGCGCGCGCCAAGGTCACCCGCGAACAGGACAGCGAGGGCATCAAGGAAGCCGACCTGCAGGGGCATCTGGGTAACGGCAACGGCGGCGCAGATCGCCCGAGCAAAGGCGCACAGGCTGCACGCACCGAACGTCCACAGGATGACGACTATCAACTGAGCCAGGCGCTGAACCTGCTCAAAGGCTTGAGCGTCACCCGCGGCAACTGA
- a CDS encoding ABC transporter substrate-binding protein, producing MLKTLKKSLFVALFLASGFAHAELPSDYKVVLLTENFPPFNMAVDDKNFARDDGIDGISADIVREMFKRAGIDYTLTLRFPWDRLYRLTLDKPNYGLFSTTYTEERKPLFKWVGPLAKTGWVLLAAPGSDIKVSGLQDAAKYRVGAYKNDAVSQHLESQGLEPINALRDQENVKKLVRGQIDLWATTDPVGRYLAKQEDVSGLNTVLRFNDAELYLALNKDTPDEVVERLQKALDELRSEGFIDDITENYL from the coding sequence ATGCTGAAAACTCTGAAGAAAAGCCTGTTCGTCGCCCTGTTCCTCGCCTCCGGCTTCGCCCATGCGGAGCTGCCGTCCGACTACAAGGTGGTGCTGCTGACCGAGAATTTCCCGCCCTTCAACATGGCGGTGGACGACAAGAACTTCGCCCGTGATGACGGCATCGACGGCATCAGTGCCGATATCGTGCGCGAGATGTTCAAGCGTGCCGGCATCGACTACACCCTGACCCTGCGCTTTCCCTGGGATCGCCTCTATCGCCTGACCCTGGACAAGCCCAACTACGGCCTGTTCTCCACCACCTACACTGAGGAGCGCAAGCCGCTGTTCAAGTGGGTCGGCCCGCTGGCCAAGACCGGCTGGGTGTTGCTCGCCGCACCGGGTAGCGACATCAAGGTGTCGGGCCTGCAGGACGCGGCCAAGTACCGCGTCGGTGCCTACAAGAACGATGCGGTCAGCCAGCACCTAGAGAGCCAGGGCCTGGAGCCGATCAACGCCCTGCGTGACCAGGAGAACGTGAAGAAACTGGTGCGTGGGCAGATCGACCTGTGGGCCACTACCGATCCGGTTGGCCGTTACCTGGCCAAACAGGAAGACGTCAGCGGTCTCAACACCGTACTGCGTTTCAACGATGCCGAGCTTTATCTGGCGCTGAACAAGGACACCCCGGACGAGGTCGTCGAGCGTCTGCAGAAAGCCCTGGACGAGCTGCGCAGCGAAGGCTTCATCGACGACATTACCGAGAACTACCTGTAA
- the hisF gene encoding imidazole glycerol phosphate synthase subunit HisF, translated as MALAKRIIPCLDVDNGRVVKGVKFENIRDAGDPVEIARRYDEQGADEITFLDITASVDGRDTTLHTVERMASQVFIPLTVGGGVRTVQDIRNLLNAGADKVSINTAAVFNPEFVGEAAARFGSQCIVVAIDAKRVAPGRWEIFTHGGRKPTGLDAVAWAKKMEDLGAGEILLTSMDQDGVKSGYDLGVTRAISETVCIPVIASGGVGNLQHLADGIIDGKADAVLAASIFHFGEYTVPEAKAYLASRGIVVR; from the coding sequence ATGGCACTGGCCAAACGCATCATTCCTTGCCTCGACGTGGACAATGGCCGCGTGGTCAAGGGCGTCAAGTTCGAGAACATCCGCGATGCCGGCGATCCGGTGGAAATCGCCCGTCGCTACGATGAGCAGGGTGCCGACGAGATCACCTTCCTCGACATCACCGCCAGCGTCGACGGCCGCGACACCACACTGCATACCGTCGAACGCATGGCCAGCCAGGTATTCATCCCGCTCACCGTCGGTGGCGGCGTGCGTACCGTGCAGGACATCCGTAACCTGCTCAACGCCGGTGCCGACAAGGTGTCGATCAACACCGCCGCGGTGTTCAACCCCGAGTTCGTTGGCGAGGCGGCTGCGCGCTTCGGTTCGCAGTGCATCGTCGTCGCCATCGACGCCAAGCGCGTAGCGCCGGGGCGCTGGGAAATCTTCACCCATGGCGGGCGCAAGCCAACCGGCCTGGATGCCGTGGCCTGGGCGAAGAAGATGGAAGACCTTGGCGCCGGCGAGATCCTTCTGACCAGCATGGATCAGGACGGCGTGAAGAGCGGTTACGACCTGGGCGTGACCCGCGCCATCAGCGAGACCGTATGCATCCCGGTGATCGCCTCCGGTGGCGTCGGCAACCTGCAGCACCTGGCCGACGGCATCATCGACGGCAAGGCCGATGCGGTGCTCGCAGCGAGTATCTTCCACTTCGGCGAGTACACCGTGCCGGAGGCCAAGGCCTACCTGGCCAGCCGCGGTATCGTCGTGCGCTGA
- the hisA gene encoding 1-(5-phosphoribosyl)-5-[(5-phosphoribosylamino)methylideneamino]imidazole-4-carboxamide isomerase has protein sequence MLIIPAIDLKDGACVRLRQGRMEDSTVFSDDPVSMAAKWVEGGCRRLHLVDLNGAFEGQPVNGEVVTAIAKRYPTLPIQIGGGIRTLETIEHYVRAGVSYVIIGTKAVKEPEFVTEACKAFPGKVIVGLDAKDGFVATDGWAEVSSVQATDLAKRFEADGVSAIVYTDIAKDGMMQGCNVEATAALAAASRIPVIASGGIHNLGDIEKLLLARSPGIVGAITGRAIYEGTLDVAEAQAFCDSFKG, from the coding sequence ATGCTGATTATCCCCGCTATCGATCTGAAGGACGGTGCCTGCGTGCGTCTGCGCCAGGGCCGCATGGAAGATTCCACCGTGTTCTCCGATGACCCGGTGAGCATGGCGGCCAAATGGGTCGAGGGCGGCTGCCGTCGTCTGCACCTGGTCGATCTGAACGGCGCCTTCGAAGGCCAGCCGGTCAACGGCGAAGTGGTGACCGCCATCGCCAAGCGCTACCCGACCCTGCCGATCCAGATCGGCGGTGGCATCCGCACCCTGGAAACCATCGAGCACTACGTGCGCGCTGGCGTCAGCTACGTGATCATCGGCACCAAGGCCGTCAAAGAGCCCGAGTTCGTCACCGAGGCGTGCAAGGCCTTCCCCGGCAAGGTCATCGTTGGCCTGGACGCCAAGGACGGTTTCGTCGCCACCGACGGCTGGGCCGAAGTGTCCAGCGTGCAGGCCACCGACCTGGCCAAGCGTTTCGAGGCCGATGGCGTCTCGGCAATCGTTTATACCGACATCGCCAAAGACGGCATGATGCAGGGCTGCAACGTCGAAGCCACCGCCGCCCTGGCCGCTGCCAGCCGCATCCCGGTGATCGCTTCCGGCGGCATCCACAACCTGGGTGATATCGAGAAGCTGCTGCTGGCGCGTTCGCCCGGCATCGTCGGCGCCATCACCGGTCGTGCCATCTACGAAGGCACCCTGGATGTGGCCGAGGCGCAGGCCTTCTGCGATAGCTTCAAGGGGTAA
- a CDS encoding ABC transporter substrate-binding protein, with protein sequence MFLLRFVTILALTCGLGLARAEPLVLLTENLPPFNMSANGNNFARDDNVTGMSADILRAVCERAQVDCQLILRFPWQRVYQQTLDEPGYGLFSTARTAEREKLFKWVGPIAQNDWVLFAKGDNSIQLATLQDAGRYRIGGYKGDAKTQFLLDKGLEVQTALRDTENLRKLERGQIDFWVTSSQAGRFVARQEGIENLKVVQHLHTADLYLALNLQTPDELVQKLQQALDALRAEGALKSIEIRY encoded by the coding sequence ATGTTCCTTCTTCGATTCGTGACCATCCTGGCCCTCACCTGCGGTCTGGGCCTTGCCCGGGCAGAACCGCTGGTACTGCTCACGGAGAACCTGCCGCCGTTCAACATGTCAGCCAACGGCAACAACTTCGCACGCGACGACAATGTCACCGGGATGAGCGCAGACATCTTACGTGCGGTGTGCGAGCGGGCGCAGGTCGACTGCCAGCTGATCCTGCGTTTCCCCTGGCAGCGCGTCTATCAGCAGACGCTGGATGAGCCGGGCTACGGGCTATTCTCCACGGCGCGAACCGCCGAGCGCGAGAAGCTGTTCAAGTGGGTGGGGCCAATTGCCCAGAACGACTGGGTGCTGTTCGCCAAGGGCGACAATTCGATCCAGCTGGCGACTCTGCAAGACGCCGGGCGTTATCGCATCGGTGGCTACAAGGGTGATGCCAAGACCCAGTTCCTGCTCGACAAGGGCCTGGAGGTGCAGACGGCACTGCGCGATACCGAGAACCTGCGCAAACTCGAGCGTGGCCAGATCGACTTCTGGGTGACGTCCAGCCAGGCTGGCCGCTTTGTTGCGCGACAGGAGGGTATCGAGAACCTCAAGGTCGTGCAGCATCTGCACACGGCTGACCTGTATCTCGCCCTCAATCTGCAAACGCCTGACGAGCTGGTGCAGAAGTTGCAGCAAGCATTGGATGCACTACGGGCCGAGGGTGCGTTGAAGAGCATCGAGATTCGCTATTGA
- a CDS encoding murein hydrolase activator EnvC, whose translation MLRILALLLLSSLIAPAIADQRADTQRQLEAARQDVVELKKLLEKLQQEKSGVQQQLKKTETEMGDLESQVKELQRELKGSEQEIQRLDQEKKKLQGARTEQQRLIAIQARAAYQSGRQEYVKLLLNQQNPEKFSRTLTYYDYLSQARLDQLAAFNETLRQLANVEQEITSHQAQLQAQKAGLDERHAKLAEARKERQQALAKLNNEFANRDQRLKARQQEQADLGRVLKTIEETLARQAREAEEARKRELAARQARPSGQPSGPQVTSGATYGGPFASARGKLPWPVDGRLVARYGTPRGGDARTKWDGVLIGAPAGSQVRAVHGGRVVFADWLRGAGLLVILDHGNGYLSLYGHNQSLLKSAGDLVKAGEPIATVGNSGGQETSALYFAIRQNGRPSDPAQWCRAQG comes from the coding sequence ATGCTTCGCATCCTTGCCCTGCTCCTGCTCAGCAGCCTGATCGCTCCGGCTATCGCCGATCAGCGTGCCGATACCCAGCGCCAGCTGGAGGCCGCGCGCCAGGATGTGGTCGAGCTGAAAAAGCTGCTGGAAAAGCTGCAGCAGGAAAAGTCCGGCGTGCAGCAGCAGTTGAAGAAGACCGAGACGGAAATGGGCGACCTGGAAAGCCAGGTCAAGGAACTGCAGCGCGAGCTCAAGGGCAGCGAGCAGGAAATCCAGCGCCTGGATCAGGAGAAAAAAAAACTCCAGGGCGCACGCACTGAACAGCAGCGACTGATCGCCATCCAGGCGCGCGCGGCCTACCAAAGCGGCCGACAAGAGTACGTCAAGCTGCTGCTCAACCAGCAGAACCCGGAAAAATTCTCGCGCACCCTCACCTACTACGACTACCTCAGCCAGGCCCGTCTCGATCAGCTTGCAGCATTCAACGAGACCCTGCGCCAACTGGCCAACGTCGAGCAGGAAATCACCAGCCATCAGGCCCAGCTACAGGCGCAGAAGGCCGGCCTGGATGAGCGCCACGCCAAGCTCGCCGAGGCGCGCAAGGAGCGCCAGCAGGCGCTGGCCAAGCTCAACAATGAATTTGCCAATCGCGATCAACGCCTCAAGGCCCGTCAGCAGGAACAGGCTGACCTGGGTCGCGTACTGAAGACCATCGAGGAAACCCTGGCGCGCCAGGCACGCGAAGCGGAAGAGGCGCGCAAACGCGAGCTGGCCGCTCGCCAAGCGCGACCAAGTGGTCAGCCCAGCGGCCCTCAGGTTACCTCCGGAGCCACCTATGGCGGGCCTTTCGCCAGTGCGCGAGGCAAGTTGCCGTGGCCGGTCGATGGCCGATTGGTAGCACGCTACGGAACACCTCGCGGCGGCGACGCTCGTACTAAATGGGACGGTGTACTGATCGGTGCACCGGCCGGCAGTCAGGTACGCGCCGTGCATGGTGGTCGCGTGGTATTCGCCGACTGGTTGCGTGGCGCCGGTCTGTTGGTCATTCTCGACCATGGCAACGGTTACCTGAGCCTGTACGGCCATAACCAAAGTCTGCTCAAGAGTGCGGGCGACCTGGTCAAGGCCGGCGAGCCCATTGCCACCGTTGGCAACAGCGGTGGCCAGGAAACATCGGCACTGTACTTCGCCATTCGCCAGAACGGTCGCCCGAGTGATCCGGCACAGTGGTGCCGCGCGCAGGGATAA
- the hisH gene encoding imidazole glycerol phosphate synthase subunit HisH, whose product MQTVAVIDYGMGNLHSVAKALEHVGAGRVLVTSDAKVIREADRVVFPGVGAIRDCMAEIKRLGFDELVREVSADRPFLGICVGMQALLERSEENDGVDCIGLFPGQVRFFGKDLSEDGERLKVPHMGWNEVSQAVKHPLWHDIPDHARFYFVHSYYIEAGKAQQVVGRGHYGKDFAAALAEGSRFAVQFHPEKSHTHGLQLLQNFAAWDGRW is encoded by the coding sequence ATGCAGACCGTAGCCGTCATCGATTACGGCATGGGCAACCTGCACTCGGTGGCCAAGGCGCTCGAACACGTCGGTGCTGGCCGGGTGTTGGTAACCAGCGACGCCAAGGTGATCCGTGAGGCGGATCGCGTGGTATTTCCTGGCGTTGGCGCGATCCGCGACTGCATGGCCGAGATCAAGCGCCTGGGCTTCGACGAACTGGTGCGTGAAGTCAGCGCCGACCGCCCGTTCCTCGGTATCTGCGTCGGCATGCAGGCCCTGCTGGAGCGCAGCGAGGAGAACGATGGTGTCGATTGCATCGGCCTGTTCCCCGGCCAGGTGCGTTTCTTCGGCAAGGATTTGAGTGAGGACGGCGAGCGCCTCAAGGTGCCGCACATGGGCTGGAACGAGGTGAGTCAGGCGGTGAAGCACCCGTTGTGGCACGACATCCCCGACCATGCGCGCTTCTACTTTGTGCACAGCTACTACATCGAGGCCGGCAAGGCCCAGCAGGTGGTCGGCCGTGGCCACTACGGCAAGGACTTCGCCGCCGCGCTGGCCGAAGGTTCGCGCTTCGCCGTGCAGTTCCACCCGGAGAAGAGCCATACCCATGGCCTGCAGTTGCTGCAGAACTTCGCCGCCTGGGACGGGCGCTGGTAA
- the hisB gene encoding imidazoleglycerol-phosphate dehydratase HisB: MAERTASVERNTLETQIKVSINLDGTGKAKFDIGVPFLEHMLDQIARHGLIDLDIYCKGDLHIDDHHTVEDVGITLGQAFAKAVGDKKGMTRYGHSYVPLDEALSRVVIDFSGRPGLQMHVPFTRAVVGGFDVDLFQEFFQGFVNHAQVSLHIDNLRGVNTHHQIETVFKAFGRALRMAVELDPRMAGQMPSTKGTL; the protein is encoded by the coding sequence ATGGCCGAACGTACGGCATCCGTCGAGCGCAACACCCTGGAGACCCAGATCAAGGTCTCGATCAATCTGGATGGCACCGGTAAGGCCAAGTTCGATATTGGCGTGCCCTTTCTCGAGCACATGCTCGACCAGATCGCCCGTCATGGCCTGATCGACCTGGACATCTACTGCAAGGGCGACCTGCACATCGACGACCACCACACCGTCGAGGACGTCGGCATCACCCTCGGCCAGGCCTTCGCCAAGGCTGTCGGTGACAAGAAGGGCATGACCCGTTACGGCCATTCCTACGTGCCGCTGGACGAAGCGCTGTCGCGCGTGGTGATCGACTTTTCCGGCCGTCCGGGCCTGCAAATGCACGTGCCGTTCACTCGCGCCGTGGTCGGTGGCTTCGATGTCGACCTGTTTCAGGAATTCTTCCAGGGCTTCGTCAATCACGCCCAGGTCAGCCTGCACATCGACAACCTGCGTGGGGTGAACACCCACCACCAGATCGAGACCGTGTTCAAGGCCTTTGGCCGCGCGCTGCGCATGGCCGTCGAACTCGACCCGCGCATGGCTGGGCAGATGCCGTCGACCAAGGGCACCCTGTAA
- a CDS encoding ABC transporter substrate-binding protein, whose product MFKRLLLALGGTLVVLAGAARAEVDPNYTVVLLTENFPPYNMASNGKNFAQEDNIDGIAVDIVKEMFKRAGVKYNLTLRFPWDRIYKLALEKPGYGVFVTARLPEREALFKWVGPIGPDDWVMLAKGDSPINLGNLDEARQYRIGAYKGDAISEYLTDKGVEHGTSLRDQENARKLLAGQIDLWATGDPAGRYLAKQDGITGLKTVLRFDSAELYLALNKDMPDEIVAKLQAALDQMRAEGFVDATLNKYL is encoded by the coding sequence ATGTTCAAACGCCTGCTACTCGCGCTGGGCGGCACTCTTGTGGTGCTGGCTGGTGCTGCGCGCGCCGAAGTGGATCCGAACTACACCGTGGTTCTGCTGACCGAAAATTTTCCGCCATACAACATGGCGAGCAATGGCAAGAACTTCGCTCAAGAAGACAATATCGATGGCATTGCTGTGGATATCGTCAAGGAAATGTTCAAGCGCGCCGGGGTCAAGTACAACCTGACCCTGCGTTTTCCGTGGGATCGCATCTACAAGCTGGCGCTGGAAAAACCGGGCTATGGTGTATTCGTCACCGCTCGTCTTCCCGAGCGCGAAGCGTTGTTCAAGTGGGTGGGGCCAATCGGCCCGGATGATTGGGTGATGTTGGCCAAGGGCGACAGCCCGATCAATCTGGGTAACCTAGACGAAGCCAGGCAATACCGCATTGGTGCCTACAAGGGCGATGCCATTTCCGAATACCTGACCGACAAGGGTGTGGAGCACGGTACCTCGCTGCGTGACCAGGAAAATGCCCGCAAGCTGCTGGCCGGCCAGATCGACCTCTGGGCCACCGGTGACCCAGCCGGGCGCTACCTGGCCAAGCAGGACGGCATCACGGGATTGAAAACGGTGCTGCGTTTCGACAGCGCCGAGCTGTATCTGGCGCTGAACAAGGACATGCCCGACGAGATCGTCGCCAAGCTACAGGCGGCGCTGGATCAGATGCGTGCCGAAGGTTTCGTTGACGCCACGCTCAACAAATACCTGTAA